A genomic window from Camelus ferus isolate YT-003-E chromosome 9, BCGSAC_Cfer_1.0, whole genome shotgun sequence includes:
- the SPIB gene encoding transcription factor Spi-B isoform X2, whose translation MLTLEAAQLDGPHFSCLYPDGVFYDLDSCKHSSYPDSEGAPDLWSYGLSPALPAASYETFDPAVATFSHPQGVQLCYGPSTYPPGGNLDPAPSLEAPGPGFPAYPMEDFTSQTLGPPAYTPYPSPVLSEEEDLLLDSPALEVSDSESDEALVSGPEGRASEAGARKKLRLYQFLLGLLTRGDMRECVWWVEPGAGVFQFSSKHKELLARRWGQQKGNRKRMTYQKLARALRNYAKTGEIRKVKRKLTYQFDSALLPAARRA comes from the exons ATGCTCACGCTAGAGGCTGCACA GCTCGATGGGCCACACTTCAGCTGTCTG TACCCAGATGGAGTCTTCTACGACCTGGACAGCTGCAAGCACTCCAGTTACCCGGATTCAGAGGGGGCTCCCG ACCTGTGGAGCTACGGCCTCAGTCCAGCTCTCCCTGCCGCTTCCTATGAAACCTTTGACCCAGCTGTGGCCACCTTCAGCCACCCCCAGGGTGTCCAGCTCTGTTACGGACCCTCAACCTACCCCCCTGGGGGGAACCTGGACCCGGCCCCCAgcctggaggccccagggcccGGCTTCCCAGCGTACCCCATGGAGGACTTCACCAGCCAG ACCCTGGGCCCCCCAGCGTACACCCCATACCCCAGCCCCGTGCTGTCAGAGGAAGAGGACCTCTTGTTGGACAGTCCTGCCCTGGAGGTCTCGGACAGCGAGTCGGATGAGGCCCTCGTATCTGGCCCCGAGGGGAGGGCATCTGAGGCAG GGGCCCGCAAGAAGCTGCGCCTGTACCAGTTCCTGCTGGGGCTGCTGACGCGCGGAGACATGCGCGAGTGCGTGTGGTGGGTGGAGCCGGGCGCCGGGGTCTTCCAGTTCTCCTCCAAGCACAAGGAGCTCCTGGCGCGCCGCTGGGGCCAGCAGAAGGGCAACCGTAAGCGCATGACCTACCAGAAGCTGGCACGCGCCCTGCGCAACTACGCCAAGACCGGCGAGATCCGCAAGGTCAAGCGCAAGCTCACCTACCAGTTTGACAGTGCGCTGCTGCCCGCCGCCCGCCGGGCCTGA
- the SPIB gene encoding transcription factor Spi-B isoform X1 yields MPLCLSPSRLDGPHFSCLYPDGVFYDLDSCKHSSYPDSEGAPDLWSYGLSPALPAASYETFDPAVATFSHPQGVQLCYGPSTYPPGGNLDPAPSLEAPGPGFPAYPMEDFTSQTLGPPAYTPYPSPVLSEEEDLLLDSPALEVSDSESDEALVSGPEGRASEAGARKKLRLYQFLLGLLTRGDMRECVWWVEPGAGVFQFSSKHKELLARRWGQQKGNRKRMTYQKLARALRNYAKTGEIRKVKRKLTYQFDSALLPAARRA; encoded by the exons ATGCCCCTGTGTCTCTCCCCTTCCAGGCTCGATGGGCCACACTTCAGCTGTCTG TACCCAGATGGAGTCTTCTACGACCTGGACAGCTGCAAGCACTCCAGTTACCCGGATTCAGAGGGGGCTCCCG ACCTGTGGAGCTACGGCCTCAGTCCAGCTCTCCCTGCCGCTTCCTATGAAACCTTTGACCCAGCTGTGGCCACCTTCAGCCACCCCCAGGGTGTCCAGCTCTGTTACGGACCCTCAACCTACCCCCCTGGGGGGAACCTGGACCCGGCCCCCAgcctggaggccccagggcccGGCTTCCCAGCGTACCCCATGGAGGACTTCACCAGCCAG ACCCTGGGCCCCCCAGCGTACACCCCATACCCCAGCCCCGTGCTGTCAGAGGAAGAGGACCTCTTGTTGGACAGTCCTGCCCTGGAGGTCTCGGACAGCGAGTCGGATGAGGCCCTCGTATCTGGCCCCGAGGGGAGGGCATCTGAGGCAG GGGCCCGCAAGAAGCTGCGCCTGTACCAGTTCCTGCTGGGGCTGCTGACGCGCGGAGACATGCGCGAGTGCGTGTGGTGGGTGGAGCCGGGCGCCGGGGTCTTCCAGTTCTCCTCCAAGCACAAGGAGCTCCTGGCGCGCCGCTGGGGCCAGCAGAAGGGCAACCGTAAGCGCATGACCTACCAGAAGCTGGCACGCGCCCTGCGCAACTACGCCAAGACCGGCGAGATCCGCAAGGTCAAGCGCAAGCTCACCTACCAGTTTGACAGTGCGCTGCTGCCCGCCGCCCGCCGGGCCTGA
- the SPIB gene encoding transcription factor Spi-B isoform X3, translating to MESSTTWTAASTPVTRIQRGLPTCGATASVQLSLPLPMKPLTQLWPPSATPRVSSSVTDPQPTPLGGTWTRPPAWRPQGPASQRTPWRTSPASPVLSEEEDLLLDSPALEVSDSESDEALVSGPEGRASEAGARKKLRLYQFLLGLLTRGDMRECVWWVEPGAGVFQFSSKHKELLARRWGQQKGNRKRMTYQKLARALRNYAKTGEIRKVKRKLTYQFDSALLPAARRA from the exons ATGGAGTCTTCTACGACCTGGACAGCTGCAAGCACTCCAGTTACCCGGATTCAGAGGGGGCTCCCG ACCTGTGGAGCTACGGCCTCAGTCCAGCTCTCCCTGCCGCTTCCTATGAAACCTTTGACCCAGCTGTGGCCACCTTCAGCCACCCCCAGGGTGTCCAGCTCTGTTACGGACCCTCAACCTACCCCCCTGGGGGGAACCTGGACCCGGCCCCCAgcctggaggccccagggcccGGCTTCCCAGCGTACCCCATGGAGGACTTCACCAGCCAG CCCCGTGCTGTCAGAGGAAGAGGACCTCTTGTTGGACAGTCCTGCCCTGGAGGTCTCGGACAGCGAGTCGGATGAGGCCCTCGTATCTGGCCCCGAGGGGAGGGCATCTGAGGCAG GGGCCCGCAAGAAGCTGCGCCTGTACCAGTTCCTGCTGGGGCTGCTGACGCGCGGAGACATGCGCGAGTGCGTGTGGTGGGTGGAGCCGGGCGCCGGGGTCTTCCAGTTCTCCTCCAAGCACAAGGAGCTCCTGGCGCGCCGCTGGGGCCAGCAGAAGGGCAACCGTAAGCGCATGACCTACCAGAAGCTGGCACGCGCCCTGCGCAACTACGCCAAGACCGGCGAGATCCGCAAGGTCAAGCGCAAGCTCACCTACCAGTTTGACAGTGCGCTGCTGCCCGCCGCCCGCCGGGCCTGA
- the SPIB gene encoding transcription factor Spi-B isoform X4 yields MESSTTWTAASTPVTRIQRGLPTLGPPAYTPYPSPVLSEEEDLLLDSPALEVSDSESDEALVSGPEGRASEAGARKKLRLYQFLLGLLTRGDMRECVWWVEPGAGVFQFSSKHKELLARRWGQQKGNRKRMTYQKLARALRNYAKTGEIRKVKRKLTYQFDSALLPAARRA; encoded by the exons ATGGAGTCTTCTACGACCTGGACAGCTGCAAGCACTCCAGTTACCCGGATTCAGAGGGGGCTCCCG ACCCTGGGCCCCCCAGCGTACACCCCATACCCCAGCCCCGTGCTGTCAGAGGAAGAGGACCTCTTGTTGGACAGTCCTGCCCTGGAGGTCTCGGACAGCGAGTCGGATGAGGCCCTCGTATCTGGCCCCGAGGGGAGGGCATCTGAGGCAG GGGCCCGCAAGAAGCTGCGCCTGTACCAGTTCCTGCTGGGGCTGCTGACGCGCGGAGACATGCGCGAGTGCGTGTGGTGGGTGGAGCCGGGCGCCGGGGTCTTCCAGTTCTCCTCCAAGCACAAGGAGCTCCTGGCGCGCCGCTGGGGCCAGCAGAAGGGCAACCGTAAGCGCATGACCTACCAGAAGCTGGCACGCGCCCTGCGCAACTACGCCAAGACCGGCGAGATCCGCAAGGTCAAGCGCAAGCTCACCTACCAGTTTGACAGTGCGCTGCTGCCCGCCGCCCGCCGGGCCTGA